One Caldanaerobius fijiensis DSM 17918 DNA window includes the following coding sequences:
- a CDS encoding FtsW/RodA/SpoVE family cell cycle protein, protein MDVQEKIYRKLFYLIYFMSFIAFALLAIYKMPAKVEPLYIALVFDFVFSIVYILMKYLMPEGDITLFLISTFLAEIGLIIIYRLQPDLAIKQIVWVTSGMLLYIITAYLYRFTDRINRYYSIYIVLGIALLVVTLVFGKEVGGSTNWLSIDGITFQPSEFVKLLYILFMANFLMKKGEDKKVLYAFGITLSLVLLLMLQKDLGSALIFYLTGLIMVYVATSNLIYTGLGLAALGAGGVMSFYIFEHVRIRIYAWLNPWIDVPGKGYQIVQSLLAISSGGYLGTGLGLGHPELIPAVYTDFIFSAISEEMGFLGAAALIFMYFLILYRGIRISLRCEDPVDKLVAVGLTAMFSIQVFTIIGGVIKFIPLTGVTLPFISYGGSSIVMSFILLGILKSISERIGDDVEHQ, encoded by the coding sequence ATGGACGTACAGGAGAAAATATACCGAAAGCTCTTTTATTTAATATATTTTATGAGCTTCATCGCGTTTGCTCTTTTAGCTATATATAAGATGCCAGCTAAAGTGGAACCTTTATATATTGCACTGGTATTTGATTTCGTCTTTTCAATAGTATACATTCTCATGAAGTACCTTATGCCCGAGGGGGATATTACGCTATTTCTTATAAGTACATTTTTAGCTGAGATAGGGCTTATCATCATATACAGGTTGCAACCTGACCTGGCGATTAAGCAGATCGTATGGGTCACTTCAGGTATGCTTTTGTATATCATTACGGCGTACCTCTATAGGTTTACCGATAGGATCAATAGGTACTACTCGATATATATAGTTTTGGGAATAGCACTGCTTGTTGTAACGCTGGTGTTTGGCAAAGAAGTTGGTGGATCTACCAACTGGCTTAGTATTGATGGCATCACATTTCAGCCATCAGAGTTTGTAAAACTTTTATACATCTTATTTATGGCTAACTTTCTCATGAAAAAAGGAGAAGACAAAAAGGTATTGTATGCCTTTGGCATAACATTGTCATTGGTATTGCTTTTGATGCTTCAAAAGGATCTGGGTTCCGCGCTTATATTTTATCTTACGGGTTTGATCATGGTATACGTGGCTACATCAAACCTTATTTATACGGGCTTGGGGCTTGCTGCGCTGGGCGCAGGTGGTGTAATGAGTTTCTATATATTTGAACACGTGAGAATAAGGATTTACGCCTGGTTGAATCCGTGGATAGATGTGCCCGGCAAGGGGTATCAGATTGTCCAGTCCCTTCTGGCTATATCTTCGGGAGGATATCTGGGAACAGGTCTTGGATTGGGCCATCCTGAATTGATTCCAGCGGTTTACACGGACTTTATTTTTTCAGCTATAAGTGAGGAAATGGGCTTTTTAGGTGCGGCTGCTCTTATCTTCATGTATTTTTTGATACTTTACAGAGGTATCAGAATTTCATTGAGGTGTGAAGATCCTGTAGATAAGCTGGTAGCGGTTGGCCTTACAGCCATGTTCAGCATACAGGTGTTTACAATCATAGGTGGGGTGATAAAATTCATACCACTTACAGGTGTGACTTTGCCATTTATAAGCTATGGAGGCAGTTCTATTGTAATGAGCTTTATATTGTTGGGTATACTAAAGTCTATTTCAGAGAGAATAGGTGATGATGTTGAACACCAATAA